In Paraburkholderia flava, one genomic interval encodes:
- a CDS encoding helix-turn-helix domain-containing protein: MSEPQHPQPQDTETNASRPTPAAVPPVALSGLDSLAGVGARLAQLRESKGWSIDDVSARLKVAAPKLRSLEAGDISHLPDTTFALGVVRSYARMLGADPAPFTQALRREKGVAQPDLSMPASSGRDLPRGKVSLSLGGAPRHRSWLWGIAAIVVAVIALAMWHTNSGESSAWLARLKASANGTTGANAPADASATVAQGQTTTAAEDSASAPDAQAASTAADTTTASSAPMPAPLSAGTAPASVAAATTAPAAQAQNAASAPAVATTATTATTAQAAAAASAVVAQDGEAIVAMRVTQDSWFSVRGKDGKELFSGLVHAGETKEVTGAAPFKVTVGNKAGLESMTIDGQPVDPAKYSSARGNVARFALP, from the coding sequence ATGAGTGAGCCGCAGCACCCGCAGCCGCAGGACACCGAGACGAACGCAAGCCGCCCCACGCCGGCCGCTGTGCCGCCGGTAGCGCTGAGCGGGCTGGATTCCCTCGCGGGAGTGGGCGCCCGTCTGGCGCAGCTGCGCGAGTCGAAGGGCTGGTCGATCGACGATGTGTCGGCGCGTCTGAAAGTCGCCGCCCCGAAGTTGCGGTCGCTCGAAGCGGGCGACATCAGCCATCTGCCGGACACGACTTTCGCGCTCGGCGTCGTGCGTAGCTACGCACGGATGCTCGGCGCCGATCCCGCCCCGTTCACGCAGGCACTGCGCCGCGAGAAGGGCGTGGCGCAGCCGGATCTGTCGATGCCCGCGTCGTCGGGACGCGATCTGCCGCGCGGCAAAGTGTCGCTGTCGCTTGGTGGCGCGCCGCGGCACCGGTCGTGGCTGTGGGGGATCGCGGCCATTGTCGTCGCGGTCATCGCGCTGGCGATGTGGCACACGAACAGCGGCGAATCGTCCGCATGGCTCGCGCGGTTGAAGGCGAGCGCAAACGGTACGACCGGGGCAAACGCGCCGGCCGATGCATCCGCGACGGTCGCGCAGGGTCAGACAACGACGGCCGCCGAAGACTCGGCCAGCGCGCCGGATGCGCAAGCGGCGTCGACGGCCGCCGATACGACGACAGCATCTTCCGCTCCGATGCCGGCCCCGCTGTCCGCAGGGACGGCGCCCGCATCGGTAGCCGCTGCGACGACTGCGCCTGCAGCGCAGGCACAGAACGCCGCGAGCGCGCCGGCAGTGGCAACAACGGCAACAACGGCAACAACAGCACAAGCTGCTGCAGCAGCGTCGGCAGTCGTCGCGCAGGACGGCGAAGCGATCGTCGCGATGCGTGTGACCCAGGACAGCTGGTTCAGCGTGCGTGGGAAAGACGGCAAGGAGCTGTTCTCCGGGCTCGTCCACGCCGGCGAGACGAAGGAAGTCACCGGCGCGGCGCCGTTCAAGGTTACGGTGGGCAACAAGGCAGGCCTCGAGTCGATGACGATCGACGGCCAGCCGGTCGATCCCGCCAAGTATTCGTCGGCCCGAGGCAACGTCGCGCGTTTCGCGTTGCCTTGA
- the ispG gene encoding flavodoxin-dependent (E)-4-hydroxy-3-methylbut-2-enyl-diphosphate synthase, with the protein MHSDPLPSSSQICSSEPVFGGHAPRRKSHAVDVRWGGQLVTIGGDAPVRVQSMTNTDTADPIGTAIQIKELAQAGSELVRITVNTPEAAAAVPAVREQLDRMGVTVPLVGDFHYNGHLLLRDYPACAEALSKYRINPGNVGQGAKRDTQFAQMIEAAIRYDKPVRIGVNWGSLDQDLLARMMDENGARAEPWGAQSVMYEALIQSAIGSAERAVELGLGRNKIILSCKVSGVQDLIAVYGELAKRCEFALHLGLTEAGMGSKGIVASTAALSVLLQQGIGDTIRISLTPEPGGARTGEVIVGQEILQTMGLRSFTPMVIACPGCGRTTSTLFQELASQIQTYLRTSMPAWRDQFPGVEKMHVAVMGCIVNGPGESKHANIGISLPGSGENPAAPVYIDGEKVKTLRGEHIAEEFQQIVSDYVERTYGRATALN; encoded by the coding sequence ATGCATTCCGATCCCTTGCCCTCCAGCAGCCAGATCTGTTCGTCCGAGCCCGTTTTCGGCGGCCATGCGCCGCGTCGCAAGTCGCATGCAGTCGACGTGCGTTGGGGCGGCCAGCTCGTGACGATCGGCGGCGACGCGCCCGTGCGCGTGCAGTCGATGACCAACACCGACACCGCGGATCCCATCGGCACCGCGATCCAGATCAAGGAACTGGCGCAGGCCGGCTCCGAACTCGTGCGCATCACGGTCAACACGCCGGAAGCCGCAGCCGCCGTGCCGGCAGTCCGCGAGCAACTCGACCGGATGGGCGTGACGGTGCCGCTCGTCGGCGACTTCCACTACAACGGCCACCTGCTGCTGCGCGACTATCCGGCCTGCGCGGAAGCGCTGTCGAAGTACCGGATCAATCCGGGCAACGTCGGTCAGGGCGCGAAGCGCGACACGCAGTTCGCACAGATGATCGAAGCGGCGATCCGCTACGACAAGCCGGTGCGAATCGGTGTGAACTGGGGCAGTCTCGACCAGGATCTGCTCGCGCGGATGATGGACGAGAACGGCGCGCGCGCCGAGCCGTGGGGCGCGCAGAGCGTGATGTACGAAGCGCTGATCCAGTCGGCGATCGGCTCGGCGGAACGCGCGGTCGAACTCGGCCTCGGACGCAACAAGATCATCCTGTCGTGCAAAGTCAGCGGCGTGCAGGATCTGATCGCCGTCTATGGCGAGCTGGCGAAGCGTTGCGAATTCGCGCTGCACCTCGGGCTCACCGAAGCGGGGATGGGCTCAAAGGGTATCGTCGCATCGACGGCCGCGTTGTCAGTGCTGCTGCAGCAGGGCATCGGCGACACGATCCGGATTTCGCTGACGCCGGAACCGGGCGGTGCACGTACCGGCGAAGTGATCGTCGGCCAGGAAATCCTGCAGACGATGGGCCTGCGTTCGTTCACGCCGATGGTGATCGCGTGTCCGGGCTGCGGACGGACAACCAGCACGCTGTTCCAGGAACTCGCATCGCAGATCCAGACGTATCTGCGCACGTCGATGCCGGCGTGGCGCGATCAGTTCCCCGGCGTCGAGAAGATGCACGTCGCGGTGATGGGCTGCATCGTCAACGGTCCGGGCGAATCGAAGCACGCGAACATCGGCATCAGCCTGCCGGGCTCCGGCGAAAATCCGGCCGCGCCGGTGTACATCGACGGCGAGAAGGTGAAGACGCTGCGCGGCGAGCACATCGCAGAAGAATTCCAGCAAATCGTGAGCGATTACGTCGAGCGCACCTACGGTCGCGCAACGGCGCTCAACTAA
- the hisS gene encoding histidine--tRNA ligase, which produces MTEQKKKLEKLSGVKGMNDILPQEAGLWEFFESTVKSMLRSYGYQNIRTPIVEHTQLFTRGIGEVTDIVEKEMYSFTDALNGENLTMRPEGTAAAVRATIEHNMLYDGPKRLWYIGPMFRHERPQRGRYRQFHQVGVEALGFAGPDTDAEIILMCQRLWDDLGLSGIKLEINSLGLAHERAAHRVELIAYLEKHQDALDEEAKRRLYTNPLRVLDTKNPDLQEIAQNAPKLIDFLGDESRAHFDGLQRLLKSNNIPFKINPRLVRGLDYYNLTVFEWVTDKLGAQGTVAAGGRYDPLIEQLGGKPTAACGWAMGIERILELLKEENLVPEQEGCDVYVVHQGEAAREQAFIVAERLRDTGLDVILHCSVDGQPASFKSQMKRADASGASFAVILGDDEIANGTVGVKPLRGAAENNGKSEQQNVAAEDLTEFLINAMVASADDGED; this is translated from the coding sequence ATGACTGAACAGAAAAAGAAGCTCGAGAAGCTGTCCGGCGTGAAGGGCATGAACGACATCCTTCCGCAGGAAGCAGGGCTGTGGGAGTTTTTCGAATCGACCGTGAAGTCGATGCTCCGTTCGTACGGATACCAGAACATCCGCACGCCGATCGTCGAGCACACGCAACTGTTCACGCGCGGTATCGGCGAAGTGACGGACATCGTCGAGAAAGAGATGTACAGCTTCACCGACGCGCTCAACGGCGAAAACCTCACGATGCGTCCCGAGGGAACGGCCGCCGCCGTGCGGGCGACGATCGAACACAACATGCTGTACGACGGTCCGAAGCGTCTGTGGTACATCGGTCCGATGTTCCGTCACGAGCGTCCGCAACGCGGGCGCTATCGCCAGTTCCACCAGGTCGGTGTCGAGGCGCTCGGCTTCGCGGGCCCGGACACCGATGCCGAAATCATCCTGATGTGCCAGCGCCTGTGGGACGACCTCGGGCTGTCGGGCATCAAGCTCGAGATCAATTCGCTCGGCCTCGCGCACGAACGCGCCGCGCATCGTGTCGAACTGATCGCGTACCTCGAAAAGCACCAGGACGCGCTCGACGAAGAGGCGAAGCGCCGTCTGTACACGAACCCGCTGCGCGTGCTGGACACGAAGAATCCGGATCTGCAGGAGATCGCGCAGAACGCGCCGAAGCTGATCGATTTTCTCGGCGACGAATCGCGCGCGCACTTCGACGGACTGCAACGTCTGCTGAAGTCGAACAACATTCCGTTCAAGATCAATCCGCGGCTCGTGCGCGGGCTCGACTACTACAATCTCACCGTGTTCGAGTGGGTGACCGACAAGCTCGGCGCGCAGGGGACGGTGGCGGCCGGTGGCCGTTACGATCCGCTGATCGAACAGCTGGGTGGCAAGCCGACGGCTGCATGCGGCTGGGCGATGGGCATCGAGCGCATTCTCGAACTGCTGAAAGAAGAGAACCTCGTGCCGGAGCAGGAAGGCTGCGACGTGTACGTCGTCCACCAGGGTGAAGCGGCACGCGAGCAGGCGTTCATCGTCGCCGAGCGGCTGCGCGATACCGGGCTCGACGTGATCCTGCATTGCAGCGTCGATGGCCAGCCCGCGAGCTTCAAGTCGCAGATGAAGCGCGCCGATGCAAGCGGCGCATCGTTCGCGGTGATCCTGGGCGATGACGAGATCGCGAACGGCACGGTAGGGGTCAAACCGCTGCGCGGTGCCGCTGAAAATAACGGTAAGAGCGAACAACAGAACGTCGCGGCCGAAGACTTGACCGAATTTCTAATCAATGCGATGGTTGCATCCGCCGATGACGGCGAGGACTGA
- a CDS encoding YfgM family protein, protein MSYHDEQESLESLKAWWAQWGNSTTWIVLAVLVVAAGWNGWHFWQRRQSTEAAVLYDQVQQAVASNDKAKVTRVASDMEDKFGGTPYAQMTALAAAKSLYAAGDEPGAKAQLQWAADHAKDDEFKQIAKLRLASLLLDEKAYDAGLALLAQPQSDAFKGVVANGRGDLLAAQGKRDDARTAYKLALDTLPKADSSARQLVQFKLDALGG, encoded by the coding sequence ATGAGTTACCACGACGAACAGGAATCACTCGAAAGTTTGAAGGCATGGTGGGCACAGTGGGGCAATTCGACCACGTGGATCGTGCTGGCCGTGCTCGTTGTTGCAGCCGGCTGGAACGGCTGGCACTTCTGGCAGCGCCGCCAGTCCACCGAAGCAGCCGTGCTGTACGACCAGGTGCAGCAGGCGGTCGCATCGAACGACAAGGCGAAGGTCACACGCGTCGCTTCCGATATGGAAGACAAGTTCGGCGGCACCCCGTACGCGCAGATGACCGCACTCGCCGCCGCGAAGTCGCTTTACGCGGCCGGCGACGAACCGGGTGCGAAGGCGCAGCTGCAATGGGCCGCCGACCACGCGAAGGACGATGAATTCAAGCAGATCGCGAAGCTGCGTCTCGCGTCGCTGCTGCTCGACGAAAAAGCGTACGACGCCGGACTCGCGCTGCTTGCGCAACCGCAGTCGGATGCGTTCAAGGGCGTCGTCGCCAACGGTCGCGGCGATCTGCTCGCGGCCCAGGGCAAACGCGACGACGCGCGCACCGCCTACAAGCTCGCACTCGACACGCTGCCGAAGGCCGATTCGTCGGCTCGCCAGCTGGTCCAGTTCAAGCTCGACGCACTGGGCGGCTAA
- the bamB gene encoding outer membrane protein assembly factor BamB produces MNLLKRYAVPVACAMTALTLAACSSTKDERRVPTPLTAFKPVLEVQQTWKSSVGKAGRYLFSPVAVGDAVYAAGTNGSVAKIDAKTGKDIWRTKVGSDLSAGVGSDGTLTAVGALKGGVYVLGPDGKVLWKGSVQGEIISPPLVGNGLVIVRTIDGQIAAFNAQTGEQKWIYRNRAVPLNLRVSSGMTFAGDAGVLAGFPGGSFAAINLQSGDAFWQTPVSYPKGVTEVERINDVTGPPTLVGAQACAVTFQGQLGCFDANSGRPVWEKPFSSTSGLAQDDRAVVGGDDWSVVSAFDATNGNPLWHTDKLKNRDVGIPYLLGRAVVLGDFEGYVHFLSRDDGTFIARMKTDGSPITAAPVLAGDTLVVQTHDGDLYGFRPR; encoded by the coding sequence ATGAATCTGCTGAAACGTTACGCTGTGCCCGTTGCCTGTGCGATGACCGCGCTCACCCTGGCGGCTTGCTCATCCACGAAAGACGAGCGTCGCGTGCCGACGCCGCTCACCGCGTTCAAACCCGTGCTCGAGGTTCAGCAGACGTGGAAGTCGAGTGTCGGGAAGGCAGGTCGCTATCTGTTCTCGCCGGTCGCCGTCGGCGACGCCGTGTATGCGGCGGGGACCAATGGCTCGGTCGCGAAGATCGATGCGAAGACCGGCAAGGACATCTGGCGCACGAAGGTCGGCAGCGATCTGTCGGCGGGCGTCGGCAGCGACGGCACGCTGACCGCGGTCGGTGCGCTGAAGGGCGGCGTCTATGTGCTCGGACCGGACGGCAAGGTGCTGTGGAAGGGCAGCGTGCAGGGTGAAATCATTTCGCCGCCGCTCGTGGGCAACGGCCTCGTGATCGTACGTACGATCGACGGCCAGATCGCGGCGTTCAACGCGCAGACCGGCGAGCAGAAGTGGATCTACCGGAACCGCGCAGTGCCGCTGAACCTGCGGGTGTCGTCGGGCATGACGTTCGCCGGCGATGCTGGCGTGCTGGCCGGTTTCCCGGGCGGTTCGTTCGCGGCGATCAACCTGCAGAGCGGCGACGCATTCTGGCAGACGCCGGTGTCGTATCCGAAGGGCGTGACTGAAGTCGAGCGGATCAACGACGTAACCGGCCCGCCGACGCTGGTCGGTGCGCAGGCCTGTGCTGTGACGTTCCAGGGGCAGCTCGGCTGCTTCGACGCGAACTCGGGGCGTCCGGTGTGGGAGAAGCCGTTCTCGAGCACGAGTGGTCTTGCACAGGACGATCGCGCGGTGGTCGGTGGTGACGACTGGTCGGTGGTGTCTGCGTTCGATGCGACCAACGGCAACCCGCTGTGGCATACCGACAAGCTCAAGAACCGCGATGTCGGCATTCCGTATCTGCTCGGCCGCGCGGTTGTCCTGGGCGACTTCGAGGGTTACGTACATTTCCTGTCGCGTGACGACGGCACGTTCATCGCGCGGATGAAGACGGACGGTAGCCCGATCACCGCTGCACCGGTGCTGGCCGGCGATACGCTGGTCGTGCAGACGCACGACGGCGATCTGTACGGATTCCGTCCGCGCTGA
- the der gene encoding ribosome biogenesis GTPase Der: MKPVIALVGRPNVGKSTLFNRLTRSRDALVADLPGLTRDRHYGEGRVGERPYLVVDTGGFEPVAKDGILHEMARQTRQAVEESDIVVFIVDGRNGLAPQDKSIADYLRKTGRPIFLVVNKAEGMKYSMVAADFYELGLGDPRAISAAHGDGVTEMIGDALEVAYAGHPEESEEDKEARGVKIAIVGRPNVGKSTLVNTLIGEERVIAFDMPGTTRDSIYVDFERQGKKYTLIDTAGLRRRGKVFEAIEKFSVVKTLQSISDANVVIMMLDARQDISDQDAHIAGFVVEQGRALVVGVNKWDGLDPHVRERTKVDMERKLKFLDFAKFHFISATEKTGIGPLMRSVDDAYAAAMAKLPTPKLTRALIDAVEFQQPRRRGPVRPKLRYAHQGGQNPPIIVVHGNALDAITETYKRYLENRFRETFALTGTPLRIEFRSSTNPYADKG; the protein is encoded by the coding sequence ATGAAACCCGTCATTGCCCTCGTTGGGCGCCCCAATGTGGGGAAATCCACGCTGTTTAACCGCCTCACGCGTTCGCGCGACGCACTCGTCGCCGATTTGCCGGGGCTCACGCGCGATCGCCACTACGGCGAAGGGCGGGTCGGCGAGCGGCCGTATCTGGTGGTCGATACCGGCGGCTTCGAGCCGGTCGCGAAGGACGGCATCCTGCACGAGATGGCGCGGCAGACGCGTCAGGCGGTAGAAGAATCCGACATCGTCGTGTTCATCGTCGATGGCCGCAACGGACTCGCGCCGCAGGACAAGTCGATCGCCGACTATCTGCGCAAGACCGGCCGACCGATTTTCCTCGTCGTGAACAAGGCCGAGGGGATGAAGTACAGCATGGTCGCCGCCGACTTCTACGAACTCGGCCTGGGCGATCCGCGTGCGATCTCCGCCGCGCATGGCGATGGCGTGACCGAGATGATCGGCGATGCGCTCGAAGTCGCGTACGCGGGACATCCGGAAGAAAGCGAAGAGGACAAGGAAGCGCGCGGCGTGAAGATCGCGATCGTCGGGCGGCCGAACGTCGGCAAGTCGACGCTCGTGAACACGCTGATCGGCGAAGAGCGCGTGATCGCGTTCGACATGCCGGGCACGACGCGCGATTCGATCTACGTCGACTTCGAACGGCAGGGCAAGAAATACACGCTGATCGATACCGCGGGCCTGCGTCGTCGCGGCAAGGTGTTCGAAGCGATCGAAAAATTCTCGGTCGTGAAGACGCTGCAGTCGATCTCAGATGCGAACGTCGTGATCATGATGCTCGACGCGCGTCAGGACATCTCGGATCAGGATGCGCACATCGCGGGCTTCGTCGTCGAGCAGGGGCGTGCGCTCGTGGTCGGTGTGAACAAGTGGGACGGTCTCGATCCGCACGTGCGCGAGCGCACCAAAGTCGACATGGAACGCAAGCTGAAATTCCTCGACTTCGCTAAATTCCACTTTATTTCGGCTACGGAAAAGACCGGCATCGGCCCGTTGATGCGTTCCGTCGACGATGCGTACGCAGCAGCGATGGCGAAGCTGCCGACGCCGAAACTGACGCGCGCATTGATCGACGCGGTTGAATTCCAGCAGCCGCGCCGGCGCGGTCCGGTGCGCCCGAAACTGCGCTACGCGCACCAGGGCGGCCAGAATCCGCCGATCATCGTGGTCCACGGCAACGCGCTCGACGCGATTACCGAAACCTACAAGCGCTACCTTGAAAACCGCTTCCGGGAAACTTTCGCGCTGACCGGCACTCCATTGCGAATAGAGTTTCGTTCGTCGACGAACCCTTACGCGGACAAAGGCTGA
- the hfq gene encoding RNA chaperone Hfq — MSNKGQLLQDPFLNALRKEHVPVSIYLVNGIKLQGNIESFDQYVVLLRNTVTQMVYKHAISTVVPARPVNFHPDAESAA, encoded by the coding sequence ATGAGCAACAAAGGGCAATTGTTACAAGACCCGTTTTTGAACGCACTGCGTAAAGAGCATGTGCCGGTGTCGATCTACCTGGTCAACGGCATCAAGCTTCAAGGGAACATCGAATCGTTCGACCAGTACGTCGTGTTGCTCCGGAATACGGTGACCCAGATGGTGTACAAGCACGCTATTTCGACTGTCGTGCCCGCCCGTCCGGTGAACTTCCACCCCGATGCCGAATCAGCGGCCTAA
- the hflX gene encoding GTPase HflX, with product MINAALVGIDFGKIDFVASLEELSLLAKSAGAHPAVTLTGRRSSPDAAMFVGSGKAEELRLACEANDIELVIFNHALAPAQQRNLERALNRRVVDRTSLILDIFAQRARSHEGKLQVELAQLQYLATRLIRAWTHLERQKGGIGLRGPGETQLETDRRLIGERIKALKTRLEKLRRQHGTQRRARERNRTMSVSLVGYTNAGKSTLFNALTKAQAYAADQLFATLDTTSRRVYLGGDVGQVVVSDTVGFIRELPHQLVAAFRATLEETIHADLLLHVVDASSAVRLDQIDQVNDVLHEIGADAIRQVLVFNKIDAVPELAARGDAVERDEYGNISRVFLSARTGQGLDTLRAAIAEIAAAEHLAGGAPQLPDEPSSAAAPHEHRKIPEHGR from the coding sequence TTGATTAACGCAGCGCTTGTCGGCATCGACTTCGGAAAGATCGATTTCGTTGCCAGTCTCGAAGAACTCAGCCTGCTCGCAAAAAGCGCGGGCGCCCATCCTGCCGTTACCCTCACCGGTCGCCGTTCCAGTCCCGATGCCGCGATGTTCGTCGGCAGCGGCAAGGCTGAAGAATTGCGGCTCGCGTGCGAGGCGAACGACATCGAACTCGTCATCTTCAATCACGCACTCGCGCCGGCGCAGCAGCGCAATCTGGAGCGCGCGCTTAACAGGCGTGTCGTCGATCGCACGAGTCTGATCCTTGACATCTTCGCGCAGCGCGCACGCAGCCACGAAGGCAAGCTGCAGGTCGAGCTCGCGCAGCTGCAGTATCTGGCGACGCGGCTGATCCGCGCGTGGACCCACCTTGAACGTCAGAAGGGTGGTATCGGTCTGCGCGGACCTGGCGAAACGCAGCTGGAAACCGACCGCCGGCTGATCGGCGAACGCATCAAGGCGCTGAAGACGCGGCTCGAAAAACTGCGTCGTCAGCACGGCACGCAGCGACGCGCGCGCGAACGCAATCGCACGATGTCGGTGTCGCTCGTCGGCTATACGAACGCGGGCAAGTCGACGCTGTTCAATGCGCTGACGAAAGCGCAGGCCTACGCGGCCGACCAGCTGTTCGCGACGCTCGATACAACGTCGCGTCGTGTGTACCTCGGCGGCGACGTGGGACAGGTGGTCGTATCCGACACGGTCGGCTTCATCCGCGAGCTGCCTCACCAGCTGGTCGCGGCGTTCCGCGCGACCCTCGAGGAAACGATTCACGCGGATCTGCTGCTGCATGTCGTCGATGCGTCGAGCGCGGTCCGGCTCGATCAGATCGACCAGGTCAACGACGTGCTGCACGAGATTGGCGCGGACGCGATCCGGCAGGTGCTGGTGTTCAACAAGATCGACGCGGTGCCTGAGCTGGCGGCCCGTGGCGACGCGGTTGAAAGGGATGAGTATGGTAATATTTCGCGCGTCTTTTTGAGTGCGCGCACAGGGCAAGGGCTGGACACATTGCGCGCGGCCATCGCTGAAATCGCTGCTGCCGAACATCTTGCCGGCGGGGCGCCTCAACTGCCGGACGAGCCATCATCTGCCGCGGCTCCGCACGAGCATCGCAAGATCCCGGAACACGGGCGTTGA
- the hflK gene encoding FtsH protease activity modulator HflK — protein sequence MNDYNERSIWLRVRGMLSLNDPRWGRGDGNGDRQRPNEPRRPQNGKDGEGPPDLDEMWRDFNRRLSKLFGRGSGGGNGGERRPDNGRGARIGVGIVVGVLIAIYLGSGVFVVQDGEAGVVSQFGEYRYTAGQGVHWRMPYPFETHEMVNVGQIHSVEIGRNNVVRLANVKDASMLTHDADIVDVRFSVQYQVRKPTDYLFRSVDPEQSVTQAGQAAIRSIVGARSTDDILYQDREAIRQQLSDAIQQSLDEYHTGLAVTGVTIQGVQAPEQVQAAFDDAAKAHQDSERAKRDAQAYASDLLPHAQAQAAQMIDEAKTYSDRVVAEAQGDAARFKQVYAQYSKAPAVIRERMYLDTMQHIYSNTTKVFVDSKSGNNVLYLPLDKLVEQTRQRAAEAAAASGAAGAGAAAATGATGASGNASASNADAAAMAATGSAGAASGAAAATSAAPASQAVAASDPLRSREGFRSRGREDDTPQQQ from the coding sequence GTGAACGATTACAACGAGCGGAGTATCTGGCTGCGTGTGCGCGGCATGTTGTCGCTGAACGACCCGCGTTGGGGACGAGGCGACGGCAATGGCGACCGGCAGCGTCCGAATGAACCGCGTCGTCCGCAAAACGGCAAGGACGGCGAAGGCCCCCCCGATCTCGACGAGATGTGGCGCGACTTCAACCGGCGTCTGTCGAAGCTGTTCGGCCGCGGATCGGGTGGCGGGAATGGCGGCGAGCGTCGTCCGGATAACGGACGCGGCGCGCGCATCGGTGTCGGCATTGTCGTCGGCGTGCTGATCGCGATCTATCTCGGCAGCGGCGTGTTCGTCGTGCAGGATGGCGAGGCCGGTGTCGTGTCGCAGTTCGGCGAGTATCGCTATACCGCCGGGCAGGGCGTGCACTGGCGCATGCCGTATCCGTTCGAAACTCACGAGATGGTCAACGTCGGGCAGATCCACTCTGTGGAGATCGGCCGCAACAACGTCGTGCGTCTCGCGAACGTGAAAGACGCGTCGATGCTCACGCACGATGCCGACATCGTCGACGTGCGCTTCTCGGTGCAGTACCAGGTTCGCAAGCCGACCGACTACCTGTTCCGCAGCGTCGATCCCGAGCAGAGTGTGACCCAGGCCGGGCAGGCTGCGATACGCAGCATCGTCGGCGCGCGCAGCACCGACGACATCCTCTATCAGGATCGCGAAGCAATCCGCCAGCAACTGAGCGATGCGATCCAGCAATCGCTCGACGAATATCACACGGGCCTCGCGGTCACCGGCGTGACGATCCAGGGCGTGCAGGCACCAGAGCAGGTGCAGGCCGCCTTCGACGACGCAGCGAAAGCGCATCAGGATAGCGAACGTGCGAAGCGCGACGCGCAGGCCTATGCAAGCGATCTGCTGCCGCATGCGCAAGCCCAGGCCGCACAGATGATCGACGAAGCGAAGACCTACAGCGACCGCGTGGTAGCCGAGGCACAAGGCGACGCCGCGCGCTTCAAGCAGGTCTACGCGCAGTATTCCAAGGCGCCCGCAGTGATTCGCGAACGCATGTACCTGGACACGATGCAGCACATCTATTCGAATACGACGAAGGTGTTCGTCGACAGCAAGTCGGGCAACAACGTGCTGTATCTGCCGCTCGATAAACTCGTCGAGCAGACGCGTCAACGTGCAGCAGAAGCGGCTGCTGCAAGCGGTGCCGCAGGTGCGGGTGCTGCAGCTGCTACGGGAGCCACCGGTGCCTCGGGCAATGCGTCCGCATCGAACGCGGACGCTGCGGCGATGGCAGCGACCGGCAGCGCAGGCGCCGCATCGGGCGCTGCTGCCGCGACGTCGGCGGCTCCGGCCAGCCAGGCCGTGGCCGCGAGCGATCCTCTTCGTTCGCGTGAAGGTTTTCGCAGCCGCGGCCGCGAAGACGACACGCCGCAGCAGCAATAA
- the hflC gene encoding protease modulator HflC, whose protein sequence is MNRIIALVVGIVVVLFIASSTVFVVDQRHMGVLSSRGAGEGTLVGPGLHVKLPAPLQTLRLVDTRIQTFDAPDEDRYSSADKSDLLVNPVIKYRVSDPLKLVAETKGDIQSLPDRLALLSRTSLGDAFAKYSVADALAKQQAIATEARDGMQKAAASLGVDVLAVQITRIDFPAAMADSVYKRMIAGREQAAARERAEGKSEADQIKADADSKQQALIADAYRQAQTIKGEGDGNAASIAADAFGRDPQFYEFYQSMQAYRNSFKPNDVIVVDPSSEFFRFMRSPSGGPSPDAAATSRKH, encoded by the coding sequence ATGAATCGAATCATTGCGCTCGTCGTCGGCATCGTAGTGGTGCTGTTCATTGCGTCGTCGACGGTGTTCGTCGTCGATCAGCGTCACATGGGTGTGCTGTCGTCGCGCGGTGCGGGCGAGGGCACGCTGGTCGGCCCCGGCCTGCATGTGAAGCTGCCGGCGCCGCTGCAGACACTGCGTCTCGTCGACACGCGGATCCAGACGTTCGACGCACCGGACGAAGACCGCTATTCCAGCGCCGACAAGTCCGATCTGCTCGTGAATCCGGTCATCAAGTATCGCGTGAGCGATCCGCTGAAGCTCGTCGCCGAAACGAAGGGCGACATACAAAGTCTGCCCGACCGGCTCGCGCTGCTGTCGCGCACGTCGCTCGGCGATGCGTTCGCGAAGTATTCGGTCGCCGACGCGCTCGCGAAGCAGCAGGCGATCGCGACCGAAGCGCGCGACGGCATGCAGAAGGCCGCGGCGTCGCTCGGCGTCGACGTGCTCGCCGTGCAGATCACGCGGATCGATTTTCCTGCGGCGATGGCCGACTCGGTCTACAAGCGGATGATCGCGGGCCGCGAACAGGCGGCTGCGCGCGAACGCGCGGAAGGCAAGTCGGAAGCGGACCAGATCAAGGCCGATGCGGACAGCAAGCAGCAGGCGCTGATCGCCGACGCGTACCGTCAGGCGCAGACGATCAAGGGAGAGGGCGATGGCAACGCGGCATCGATTGCCGCCGACGCGTTCGGTCGCGACCCGCAGTTCTACGAGTTCTACCAGAGCATGCAGGCCTACCGGAACAGCTTCAAGCCGAACGACGTGATCGTCGTCGACCCGAGCAGCGAATTCTTCCGCTTCATGCGCAGTCCGTCCGGCGGCCCATCGCCGGATGCCGCTGCGACGTCACGCAAACACTGA